The following proteins come from a genomic window of Meles meles chromosome 1, mMelMel3.1 paternal haplotype, whole genome shotgun sequence:
- the PLAG1 gene encoding zinc finger protein PLAG1 isoform X1: MATVIPGDLSEVRDTQKVPSGKRKRGETKPRKNFPCQLCDKAFNSVEKLKVHSYSHTGERPYKCIQQDCTKAFVSKYKLQRHMATHSPEKTHKCNYCEKMFHRKDHLKNHLHTHDPNKETFKCEECGKNYNTKLGFKRHLALHAATSGDLTCKVCLQTFESTGVLLEHLKSHAGKSSSGVKEKKHQCEHCDRRFYTRKDVRRHMVVHTGRKDFLCQYCAQRFGRKDHLTRHMKKSHNQELLKVKTEPVDFLDPFTCNVSVPIKDELLPVMSLPSSELLSKPFTNTLQLNLYNTPFQSMQSSGPAHQMITTLPLGMTCPIEMDTVHPSHHLSFKYPFSSTSYAISIPEKEQPLKGEIESYLMELQGGGPSSSQDSQASSSKLGLDPQVGSLDDGAGDLSLSKSSISISDPLNTPALDFSQLFNFIPLNGPPYNPISVGSLGMSYSQEEAHSSVSQLPPQTQDLQDPANTLGLGSLHSLSAAFTSSFSTSTTLPRFHQAFQ; encoded by the exons ATGGCCACTGTCATTCCTGGTGATTTGTCAGAAGTAAGAGATACCCAGAAAGTCCCTTCAGGGAAACGTAAGCGTGGTGAAACCAAACCAAGAAAAAACTTTCCTTGCCAACTGTGTGACAAGGCCTTTAACAGTGTTGAGAAATTAAAGGTTCACTCCTACTCTCACACAGGAGAGAGGCCCTACAAGTGCATACAACAAGACTGCACCAAGGCCTTTGTTTCTAAGTACAAATTACAAAG GCACATGGCTACTCATTCTCCTGAGAAAACCCACAAGTGTAATTATTGTGAGAAAATGTTTCACCGGAAAGATCACCTGAAGAATCACCTCCATACGCATGACCCCAACAAAGAGACGTTTAAGTGTGAAGAGTGTGGCAAGAACTACAACACCAAGCTCGGCTTCAAGCGTCACCTGGCCTTGCATGCCGCGACGAGCGGTGATCTCACCTGCAAGGTCTGCCTGCAGACTTTCGAGAGCACGGGAGTGCTGCTGGAGCACCTTAAATCACACGCCGGCAAGTCGTCCAGCGGggtgaaagagaaaaagcaccAGTGCGAGCATTGCGATCGCCGCTTCTACACCCGGAAGGATGTCCGGAGACACATGGTGGTGCACACGGGAAGGAAGGACTTCCTCTGTCAGTATTGTGCACAGAGATTTGGGCGGAAGGATCACCTGACTCGACACATGAAGAAGAGTCACAATCAAGAACTTCTGAAGGTCAAAACCGAACCGGTGGACTTTCTGGATCCATTCACCTGCAACGTTTCTGTGCCTATAAAAGATGAGCTCCTCCCGGTGATGTCCTTACCTTCCAGCGAACTATTGTCAAAGCCATTCACAAACACTCTCCAGTTAAACCTCTATAACACTCCATTTCAGTCCATGCAGAGCTCGGGACCTGCCCATCAAATGATCACGACTTTACCTTTGGGAATGACGTGCCCAATAGAGATGGACACTGTCCATCCTTCTCACCACCTTTCTTTCAAATACCCATTCAGTTCTACCTCATACGCCATTTCTATTCCTGAAAAAGAACAGCCACTAAAGGGAGAGATTGAGAGTTATCTGATGGAGCTGCAAGGTGGCGGGCCTTCCTCATCCCAGGATTCCCAAGCATCATCATCTAAACTAGGGTTGGATCCTCAGGTTGGGTCCCTGGATGATGGTGCAGGGGACCTCTCCCTGTCAAAAAGCTCTATTTCTATCAGTGACCCCCTAAATACGCCTGCCTTGGATTTTTCCCAGTTGTTTAATTTCATACCCCTCAATGGCCCTCCCTATAATCCtatctcagtggggagcctcggAATGAGCTATTCCCAAGAGGAAGCACATTCTTCTGTGTCTCAGCTGCCCCCACAGACACAGGATCTTCAGGATCCTGCAAACACCCTAGGTCTCGGCTCCCTGCACTCCCTGTCAGCAGCGTTCACCAGTAGTTTCAGCACGAGCACCACACTGCCACGTTTCCATCAAGCTTTTCAGTAG
- the PLAG1 gene encoding zinc finger protein PLAG1 isoform X2 yields the protein MATHSPEKTHKCNYCEKMFHRKDHLKNHLHTHDPNKETFKCEECGKNYNTKLGFKRHLALHAATSGDLTCKVCLQTFESTGVLLEHLKSHAGKSSSGVKEKKHQCEHCDRRFYTRKDVRRHMVVHTGRKDFLCQYCAQRFGRKDHLTRHMKKSHNQELLKVKTEPVDFLDPFTCNVSVPIKDELLPVMSLPSSELLSKPFTNTLQLNLYNTPFQSMQSSGPAHQMITTLPLGMTCPIEMDTVHPSHHLSFKYPFSSTSYAISIPEKEQPLKGEIESYLMELQGGGPSSSQDSQASSSKLGLDPQVGSLDDGAGDLSLSKSSISISDPLNTPALDFSQLFNFIPLNGPPYNPISVGSLGMSYSQEEAHSSVSQLPPQTQDLQDPANTLGLGSLHSLSAAFTSSFSTSTTLPRFHQAFQ from the coding sequence ATGGCTACTCATTCTCCTGAGAAAACCCACAAGTGTAATTATTGTGAGAAAATGTTTCACCGGAAAGATCACCTGAAGAATCACCTCCATACGCATGACCCCAACAAAGAGACGTTTAAGTGTGAAGAGTGTGGCAAGAACTACAACACCAAGCTCGGCTTCAAGCGTCACCTGGCCTTGCATGCCGCGACGAGCGGTGATCTCACCTGCAAGGTCTGCCTGCAGACTTTCGAGAGCACGGGAGTGCTGCTGGAGCACCTTAAATCACACGCCGGCAAGTCGTCCAGCGGggtgaaagagaaaaagcaccAGTGCGAGCATTGCGATCGCCGCTTCTACACCCGGAAGGATGTCCGGAGACACATGGTGGTGCACACGGGAAGGAAGGACTTCCTCTGTCAGTATTGTGCACAGAGATTTGGGCGGAAGGATCACCTGACTCGACACATGAAGAAGAGTCACAATCAAGAACTTCTGAAGGTCAAAACCGAACCGGTGGACTTTCTGGATCCATTCACCTGCAACGTTTCTGTGCCTATAAAAGATGAGCTCCTCCCGGTGATGTCCTTACCTTCCAGCGAACTATTGTCAAAGCCATTCACAAACACTCTCCAGTTAAACCTCTATAACACTCCATTTCAGTCCATGCAGAGCTCGGGACCTGCCCATCAAATGATCACGACTTTACCTTTGGGAATGACGTGCCCAATAGAGATGGACACTGTCCATCCTTCTCACCACCTTTCTTTCAAATACCCATTCAGTTCTACCTCATACGCCATTTCTATTCCTGAAAAAGAACAGCCACTAAAGGGAGAGATTGAGAGTTATCTGATGGAGCTGCAAGGTGGCGGGCCTTCCTCATCCCAGGATTCCCAAGCATCATCATCTAAACTAGGGTTGGATCCTCAGGTTGGGTCCCTGGATGATGGTGCAGGGGACCTCTCCCTGTCAAAAAGCTCTATTTCTATCAGTGACCCCCTAAATACGCCTGCCTTGGATTTTTCCCAGTTGTTTAATTTCATACCCCTCAATGGCCCTCCCTATAATCCtatctcagtggggagcctcggAATGAGCTATTCCCAAGAGGAAGCACATTCTTCTGTGTCTCAGCTGCCCCCACAGACACAGGATCTTCAGGATCCTGCAAACACCCTAGGTCTCGGCTCCCTGCACTCCCTGTCAGCAGCGTTCACCAGTAGTTTCAGCACGAGCACCACACTGCCACGTTTCCATCAAGCTTTTCAGTAG